The genomic window aaaaatagtcactcttggggtgcctgggtggcttagtccatgaaacatgtgcctttggctcaggtcatgatctcagtgtcctgagatcgagcccctcattgggctccctgctctgttggggagtctgtttctcctgctgtctctgctcctccccctacttgtgctctgtctcgctctctcagtgtctctgtcaagtaaataaaattttaacaaaaaagtcactcttaaaatataaaatctaaaaacgataggtcaggggcgcctgggtggctcagtgggttaaagcctctgctttcggctcaggtcatggtcccagggtcctgggatcaagccccacatcgggctctctgctcagtggggagcctgcttcctcctctctctttgcctgcctctctgcctacttgtgatctctctgtcaaataaataaataaaatctttaaaataaataaaataaaaacgatAGGTCATACCAAAAGAGCATTGATAAGTGAGGAAGGAACTTGTACTGGGTAATGATTGCTTTAAAAACTGTAGGCATTTAGCCAAGAATAGAAAAAACAGCACAGAACTACACTCAGTTCATCATGTGGGAAATGGCTTGTAAAACCTAAGAGGACTGGGACAGTGAATGGAAGCTGCTGGGAGacatttcagctcagattatgaaagaattttccagaaaaacTGTCTGAAAACTCTGTAGGCTGCCTTCGAGTTCCCCTGACTGGACGTGTTCAGGTGCTCAATGACGGACAACGCGGGACACACAGTAACTAACGGGACAAGCTGCCACTGTTAGCAGGTGATAAGGGCGCTCCGTCCCTCTTCTCACCTGGTGTAATAATGTCTCCCTAATAGTTGCTGGGGTATAATGCCTTCACATGGCTCAATATAGAACCTACTTCTAGAAAATagtaattaggggcacctgggaggctcagtcgttaagtgtctgccttcggctcaggtcatgatcccagggtcctgggatcgagccccgcatcgggctcccttctccacgagaagcctgcttctctctctccggctccccctgcttgtgttccctctctcgctgtctctctgtcaaataaataaatctttaaaaaaaaaaaaaaacagtgattgTTAAAATCAAGGTAGCACTAATTCAGTTCAGCACTAGTTCTGAAGAGTCCAGTTCCTGAGCTAAATCGTCTTAACCTGTAGACTCTTGGCTTCTCTCTCCACGAAGGCCGCTCCGTAGGAGTTCTGTCCCTCACGGCAGAGGCGTGACAGCCCCCAGGTCTTCACTGGATGACTGGTTAGACGCCTCCTTACATGGCACAGGGTCGAAGGAACAACTCTTAGTGCCTATGACACAcagcctgggggtgcctgggaagTCAGgatgagtgaaaaaagccagtatCAAAGGCAGCGTCCCGTACGTGTCCTTCATAGGATGTCTCCGAAGTGACGCGGTCCCAGGAATGGAGAGCAGGGGACTAGTCGTCAGGGGTCCAGTGGGGGCGGGGGACTCCGAGGCGATAACGGGAGGAAACATCCCGCACACGAGCTCTTCGGGCGACCTTCAGCTGCAGGCGGCTCTACAGTGACCTCAGCAGAACAAGTTCAGTTTGCACAACAGCCTGATTTCTGCGACCGCTGACGTCCGAGTCAGCACAGGGCTCCGGGCCGCCTTTCTGGGCTGGGTTCGGGCCCTTCCCGACTCCCTGTCCGCATGCATCGGAGCTTCCTGTGAGGGGACTTGCGCCCGAGAGAGAGGGGACCTCAGCGCGTCTTTCATCAGGGCAGCAGCAAAACCTGACTTACGGTGGGGAGCGGGGACCCCTTCCCGGCACCCCGGGAAAGGCTTCGGACTCAGAAAGTGACTCGTCTCCGGGGTCTCTGTTTCCCGCATTTAAAGCAACGCCTGGGGTCAGACAGAGGACTCTTCTGTCTTGGAAGAGAACTGGGCAATTTAGCTTGGATTTTTCCATCACTCCTTTGTGGCgtttgtggtaaaatatgcaGAACGTCAGATTTACCGTCATTTCCAGCGGGTCCACGAGGTCACACCCGCGTTCCCGTGTGGCCGTCACCACCATCCGTCCCCAGAATTGTCTCGCACATCGGACTGTTCCCCCCCCGAGCCCGGGCTcgggcccggccccggcccggcgGCCAGTGGTGAGCCGCGCGCCTGGCCTGCACGCCTGCGAGGGACCCTGGAGACCTGAAAGGACACTCAGTCCCCGGAGTGTTCAAGCAGTGGCGGCCGTGAGCCTTTGTCCCGCGCTGCCCTGACGTGTGCCTCTGCTTCCCCGCGGCGGTAGGAGGTGCTCTGCGAACGCGTCTTTTGAAAGACCAGGAAAACCTGGTTTCGTGCGGGCTCTTCGCTGGGAGATCAGACTTTGAAAACTCTCCACCTTCCCCCTTGTGTTGAAAGTAACTTCCATTCATTTTTTCCGTATTTACGTATCTGAGAGACAGCACGAACATGTGCAtaagcgggaggggcagagggccaggAAGAGAGACCCCCGCAGACACGGGGCTCGGTGTCGGCACCgcgggtcacgacctgagcccaaaccgaGTCAGATGCTCGGCCGCGGAGCCACAGGCGCCCCGGAAGCAACTTCTGTTTCCTGCGTGTGCTCGCGCGTGCGTGTCCTTCACCTTTAAAAAGCAGTGGGGAGCTGTTGAAGGATTCGGAGCAAGACTTCGGCGGAAAGAATGGATTGGAGAAGCTCACGGCTGGGCGCCCGCAGACCGACAACCGCCCTGTGGGCTCAGGTGCTAGTGTCCAGGGATAGAGCTGATCCCATTTTCCTGACCAGCATTTCTCATAATGTCTAAACCCGGCcagggtcatgaccccagcggccacaggggcacctgtgggAAGAGTGGACCTTAGGACCATGTCATCTGCTCTTTTCTCTCCGGAACCCATGCCCCCTTCAAAGCTACTGCCCACAGCTGTCTGTACTGGGGTGCACTGGGGCAGCAGGGTTGGGCGGGCCAGACGTGGCTGGAGTCACACTGGGGTCCTAAGTTTGGAGTCGAGAAAGTGGAGGCTGAGTGAAGGGCTCGGGGCTAGAGATGAGCCGATGTGGAGGGTTAGGATGGGCGTGGCAGTTAGCGGCTGTggatggggaaaataaataaatcaatgaataataaaattagtACAATAAGCTCCCGTACCCGTAACCCAGCGCTGGAAACAGTGCGCGCCCAGCCTCACCCTCACCGCCTCTGTTCTGCCCGGGCTATCCTTCACCTCTGTCCTTGGGTTTCGCTCCGTTGCGTATGTGCCCCGGGGGATGAATGAGGAAGTACGTTTCCCAGCTGTACGCCAGTGACATGACGTGTAGACGCGTGCGCTCACACAGCTGGTTTTCCGAGATGCCTCAATGTCCCGCGTATAACCGCAGTCGCAACTCTCACTGCCGTGTGGGGTCTCGCCATGGCCGCTTCTGTTAATCCGCTCCTGTCAGCGGGTGCTTGGGCTTTGGACGGTGACCAGCGTTACACGTAGTTCCCAGTGCACACGTACGTGTTCTTCTGGAGTTCTTCAGGAGAAGAACACTTGGGTCATAGGCCTGTACATTTTCAACTTTATAAGATAACACCAGATGTGTTTTCTAGGGTGattgtgcccccaccccccaaccgtGCCCCCCCAACAGTGTCCCATCGGGGCCCCCGCCGTGCTGCACAGCTTCTGGCCCGGTTCCTATTGTCTTTGCCGTTTTCCCCAGCACCGTGTCTGAGTGGTGTCTCATCGTTCCCTGACTtgtaatgagaatgaaaatcttTTCATGGGTTTACTAGCCATCTGTTTCAGGTTCTGTGAAATGTCTCACGTgtgttttctgctcctttcttggTCCCTCTTCAGGCGCTCCGTGTGTGCTCTGGGCGACATCCGCGCGCCGTCTGCTACCCAGGTGCGGCCCACCACTTCAGTTTGCCTGAGCTCACAGCCACGATGCTGAACAGGGTGACAAGGCTTGTCCCCAGGGCCCGGCAGGTGAGTCCCGGCTGACCTCGCTGCTCCATGCACATTGTCTCTAGGTGGAACTGTAGATTCTAGATGGATTCTCCCAGTCCAGAGTGACGCACTCTGGAGGGTGGCTGCTGCCTAGGCCTTTCGCTTACTTCTGCTCTCAAGAGGCCACTCCGAGCCTCTGCTCCCGGAGTCTGGCCTTGTAAATAGCCTCGTTGGAGAATTgacacttaaaaaagaattagctgaggggtgcctgggtagctcggtgggttaataaagcctctgccttcagcttaggtcatgatcccagggtcctgggatcaagccctgcatcaggctctccgctcagtaggaagcctacttctcttcctctctctctgcctgcctctctgcctacttgtgatctctgtctgtcaaataagtaaataaaatcttaaaaaaaaaaaaaagaaagaaagaaatagctgaATAAGCTGGACTGCAGTTACCTTTATTAACTGTTGTTAACATCTCATTGGATTGATGATTATCCCCCTTAATgaagtatttgaaagaaaaataagttgcTTCCTTAGACTTTTAGCATCTGATAGctgaataaaatagtaaaatcacATATAAAAACGGCCCTTGCATTGCTCTGCTTCGTTCACTGAGCAGCTGTTTCCTCAGTACCTTCAGGACTCAGACGGCTCATTGCACATCCGTGGGTGTGATTCGCTGGGCCGCGTTACGTGCCCGGCACAGTGCTAAGTGCTTCGTCTCGTTACGTCTCCGCGACGGGGCAGGGGCCGGCAGGAGACATCTTCGCTACACTGAGACAGAAAGTGAGCAGTAGCCAGGCTGGGCGAACCGCCCGCAGCGACCTCCCGGGAGGGCTGTGGAGCCCAGGCTTTCAACACAAGGCCTGTGGCCTCAAGCGCGGTCCTTGTGGCCCTTTTATGGTCGCGGTTCTCCTGGATATCAGAAACCAGAGACAGAGTCAGGGTTCCCCGAGTTTGTGGGGCCTGCAGAGAGCACCCCAAGACTCGAGTCCCAAAGGGTGAGAGCCCCAGGAGGGCTCCATCCCTTCCGTCTCTTCCTTTGCCACACGTGAGACCATCTAGAGGATGGGCCCTTCCCTCCATGGAACTCTTTTTCCCAGGGGTTCGTGATAAAGCTTGTAGATGTGAAATAACCCAttattaggaaattaaaaaaggaacaaggaCCAGCAATAAATTCAGGCCTCCAACTATTTGCACTAAAAGGCTAAAATCTGTTCCTGATGGCCGACGAGAACAACCTGAGCCCATGGCAGCCGGCAGTCTGagaattttgtgctttttgtAGATTGATTTAAAGTCACCTTGCTGAGGTCGCGGGTGCCGCTCTTTCGGGAACTGTCTGGGTTTCATTCTGGAGCTGTGCGGAGGCAATGGCACCGGGCGGTCTCCCCGCAGACGCAAGACTGTCTGGGCGAGGCCATATGTAACATTGTAAGGAGTAAGGAATCCATTTTGCTAGGGCGTAATTTGCTGCAAAAAGCatttaactaaaagaaaaatcagaggatTTGTGTAGAAATACCACCACCTTGTGGCCCTTGAATATCTGTAATTTTctatctgttactttttttttttttttttttacaaagtccTGGGGCTTTGTCTCCTGTAGCAGGGGGCCCACCGGGGTGCAGCCGCTCGGGGCGTGGCGGTCAGACCCCCATGCCAATGCCCCGGGCACTCCTCAGCTCTGCACAGCCAGTGTGGCTGCGGGTGCTGCGGCTGttctgggttgggtttttttgtctgttttctttttttaagatttttatttattcatcagagagagaacagcaggcagagggggacgcaggctcctcaccgagcagggagcccgatgcggcctcgattccagggccctgggaccatgacctgagccgaaggcagacgcttcacccaccAAGCGCCCCTGGCGGCCTGGGTGTCGCAGATGTTCAGTCTCGTTCTTGCTCTTGCTGCGTTTCCGAGATGGTGTGGGATGCACGTGGGGTGCCGAGTCAGCATGTTGATTCTAAGGTTTTAACGATTCTTTTGCTCAGAAAAATTACACCCATTTAAGTTTTTAACAACTTTCTAACCGGTATTTTCTCCTCTAAATCTTGACTCTTCGTCTTTCCTAGTCCCAAAGATTTATCCTCCCTAATAAGATGTTTACCCGACAGCACGGCCAAAGGGCGCCTGGCCAGTTGGTTGggagagtatgtgactcttgatctcagggtcgggggttcgagccccacgtttgGGCTATAGAGATGACCTAAAATAAaggaacataaaaagaaaaagaaagcatggcTGATCCCTGCCGCTGTCAGGTCTCAGACTCGGCACGAGAAACAAGGCCACGGTGCCGACCTCACCTGCCTTTCGGGTTGTGTGTAAACTCGGTTTCCCAGCCATACAGAGCTGGTGTCTCCTTCTGCCTGAGGCCTGTTATCCTTCAGCTCAGTTTGGGGGTTCTCCGGGCAGTGGTTTCTCAGCCTTGCCTCCCGAAATCCCATAGCCCAGCCATTGGTTCAGGGGCGGCTTCCTCCCACTTAGCTGGAGGCATCCTCAGTCAGAGACTTTATTCCAGGCCCCGCCAGCAGGACAAGGACTGCGGGCATGTCCTGATACCTGTTTCGTGGGAGCCCCGCATGGGCCCCGTGAGAACAGAGGTGGCCACGATCACTGCCCGGCCGCCGTGGGCCAGAGCGCAGGAGCGTGCCACCTGTTCCAGGCTGCCAGCGGCGGTGCCTGGCTCCAGAGCCTTCTCTAGCAGATGGCTTTGCGTCCGCGGGGTACGGAGCCCAGCCCCAGCAACACAGCAGATTCAGAGAGTGGACCACGTGATTGGATGTAGAGAATTGGACAAATCAAGGTTCCTTGCACGTAACGCTAAACTGTGTATTAGTGAATTTCCCTGTCGTAGATGGGGCTCAAAACCTCGGTTTTGTAGCATAAAAAGTCTGCaaatcccagggtgcctgggtggctcagtgcattaagcctctaccttagaGGCTGagagatcaggtcatgatctcggggtcctgggatcgagtcctgcgtcagccTCCCTGCGtggctgggaacctgcttctgcttctccctctgcatcttccCTACACtcgtcatgctctctctcaaataagtaaatacgtctttaaaaaaaaagaagaaaaaagcctgCTAATTCTAAAACATTACCATGGTTTCTTTGATAGTTGGACCCTGGACATTTTTTGCACGGGGGGCCCCAGGGCCCCCAAGGCCTTGCTGTTCACCTGGATGACCAGGTTCCGGATGAGAGCCCCAGAGCCGGTTCCCGCCCCAGCGAGGACGACCCGGTGAGTCTCTCGTGAGCGTGCGGATTTCGTTCCGGTCTTCCAAGTCGTGTCGCCGTCATTTTATGTATCGGGAGATCCGGCAGCCGGGGAAGGGAGCAGGTCTGCCTGCAGTCTGCGCCCCCAGGACAGATGGGGAGTCCGGATGGGCCCCTCGGGCAGGCTAGTCCACATGGGATTGAACCCCTGCCGCTGCGGGCCACCGTGTTGCCGGGTTCTGTCGGGCAGGGGGCGGGCCCAGCCCTTCGGAGCTCCGCAGGGGAGTTTCTGGTCTCCCAGTGCGGTGTGGCCGGACTTGGCCCCTGAGTGACCCGACAGGAGCAAAGCGGCTTTACTGCCACAAGCAGGCGGCGggggctttaaaaaataagaatctgtAAATAAGTGTAAGTGGAGTAGTAAGTAAAGACACAAGACCAAAGGGAAGCTACAGAAACGGGGGCCACCGGCGCCGGATCGCGGGGAGTCCGCACGCCCGGGTCGCAGGGCTGGCGTCACAGGGCCCGGTCCTGCCGCTGGCCTGTCCGCCCGTTGCCCGCCGCCCTGGCAGCACCTCCCGCTGTCAGGAGGGGCCGTGTCAGGGGTCTGTCCGCGGCCGGGGTTGCGGTTTCGCCTTCCCGGGCTCCACGAAGGCCGCCCTGACGGGGCCGTGGGTCGGGGCGAACGTGTGAAGGGGGCGTGGGACGCGGAGCCTGGCCCCCCTCAGCCCACACAGGAGGGGAGCGGGCCTCTGGAGCCAGGATGGCGGCGCGGCACTCCCCTGCTTCCAGAAGCTTCACGGAGTTGAACAGGGAAGTCACTGAGGCACCGCTCAGCTTCCCGTGGCAGGGGAGCCCCCCTGTGGCGGGTTCCTCAGGTTTCCATGGACACGGCGGCCTGCAGATCTGTCGTCTGTGGATCTGTCGTGTGCCGGGAGCCTCTCCGCCCCGCACAGAAGATTCCAGATGGCCGGAGTCGTGTCCCTGCCGcatgccacccccacccccgcacgcGGGGCTCACGCTGCCGAGCAGCCGGTGTCTCGTGGAGGCCGACCGCCAGCCCCTCCGGGCCGGCCTGACGAGCAAACGACCTCTTTTCCAGCCCTGAGGTGTGAAGTGTCCTCGATGCGGTCGTGGGCCCTTCCCGCCGCTGGGACGAGTCGCATGCGCGGCCCGTGGCAGCTGCTGGCGTCTCTGtttcccaggctggggccggCGAGCAGCGCGAGGGCCGCCACTACCGCATCCCCCTGCAGGACCTCCCGACCGTCTTCCCCCACGGCCTGCCCCGTCGCTTCGGCCTGCAGGTGCTCACcagtggggggggcggggggcgagggCCAGGCCGTGCGGACTGGAGGAGCCGGAGTCTGCACGTGGGGCGATCCGCGGGCTGGCGGTGCGGGGCGGGCTGAGTATGGGCCCATGGCCAGAACCGTGCTCTGGTCCCCATGTTACCCTCCCGCAGCTTTCAGGACGTCCGTTGCTCAAATAATCGTTCACAGATGGGTCTCAGGTTGGCCTTAGCAAAACGCCATGAGGAAGTGAGCTGTGGGGCACGAAATCATCATCTCTCCTGAGCCAGACAGAAGTGGGATCTGGATTAGAAGCTTTAATGTCCTTTATTGGCCTGGATTTTCAGGAAACTTCCACCCAAACACGTACTCTTGGGTTCCTTTGTAGCCGCTGGACATGCCTGATGAACTGCAGGCCTGGGGCTTTTTTGCTCTCGTTTTCttgggtgtttttttcttttaagatttttcattcactcatttgacagggagagaggaagacaagcagggggagtgggagacagagaaggcagaacagggagtccgatgcggggctcaaccccaggaccccgggaccatgacctgagccgaaggcagatgccttaacccccaggtgccctgccagcCTGGTTTGTGGGCACAGTTGGCTTCTGACCcctcctgctgctctgctctcAGCCTCGGAGACCCCCTTCTCAGCGAAAGGGCAGACTGGATTGCGCATGTAACTATTAGCTTCAGAGGCAGAGGATGCCATCCCTTCCACGTCCTTTAGTTCAAAAAATTCGGCGAGACACCAGTAAGGAAGCGCATGCTAGACCACGAGTAGCCTTGTCAGCACCGCAGAACTGGGGCGGAGGGCCTGGAATTTGGAAATAGGACGCAGTCGGGAGAATCAGGTGTTGGGGCGCTTCAGCCGAGGATGCTGGCGGCCCCCGTCCTGCTCCGGCCCCGTGACCGTCTCCAGTCGCTTCCCGGCTGGCCTGACCACCAGGGCTGTGGAGGGAATTACTCATACATTCCTCCCATAATTTCCTTTTACATGAAGGCCAACTCCCTCCCCACTGTTTGTGTATTTTAGCGCTGTCATGTTGCCTAATATGGCATTTCTGTTTTAATATCCCTGTCACATTTTCGGAGGTTTCACTTTACATTAAGTTTGAATTTGCCTGTCAAGTCCTTCAATTCAGCTGTACGGTtaggatttctttaaaaatatcaacactattggggcgcctggtggcttcaactcttggttttggctcaggtcatgatcttagggtcgtgggatcgagcccccatactgggctcagtgctcagcggagagtctgcttctccctctgcccctccccaacttgcGCCTGCTCATTCTGTCAAGTAAATCGTTAAAAAGAGGATAGCAACACAAGTTTAATCCTTATTTTCTTGTAGATAGTGCTTGTTAGGTATTTGATCTTACTAAGAAACATCAtgaaggggagcctggatggctcagtgggttaagcctctgccttcggctcaggtcatcctctccgggtcctcggatcaagccccacatcagggtctctgctcagcagggagcctgcttcctcctctctctctctgcctgcctctctgcctacttgtgatctctgtcaaataaataaataaaatctttaaaaaaaaaaaaaaagaaacatcatgaAATCCTTTATCTGCAAATTACTGCCACATGCATCAGCGCGTCCCAGATTTTCCCACCAGAGTATTCCTGGTGACAAAAAGGGACTGAAACTTTTGTGTCCGTTCTCTGGCATCCAGGGTGGCTTGTGGGCCCCTGATCACACCTGCTCCTGAGCTGTCACATATGTTTCTAGAGAAAAGTCCAAATACTCCTAAGAATTAgctaaaaatagatttaaatgaattaacattCATTCAGCACTTAGCATGTGTCAGATACCTCGTGAAGCATTTTACCTTCTTTCAGCGAGTTAGTCCTGGGTGGTTTGCGGAGCGTGTGACAAGGTGCCCGCGGTCGCCTGTAGATTTCCACGTCGTTAACAAATCCGCAGACGGGGACTGCTGTGTTAGTGGGAGTCAGCTGGAGTCTAGGGGTGCACCTTGGATCCAGTGGCCCAGCCTCGCCCGAGCGGACGGGGCTGGGCGTGCAGCGGGGCCCTCTGGCTGCCGGGTCTGCTCCGCGCCCCTCGCCCCAGCCCGCCCTGCTTCCCGGTTCTGCCAGGTGAAGACCTTCAACGAAGCCTGCCTGATGGTGAGGAGGCCGGCCCTGGAGCTCTTGCGGTACCTGGACGGCACCAATTTCGCTCACCCGGCCGTGCGGTACGTGCTCTGTATCCTTTGCCGCCTGCCGGAGTGTCCTCACTGATGACGGGAGGGGGTGGGCAGCGGCCCTCTGCTGACAGGCCGGAGCCCTTGTGGTGAGGTTTTCCTTGACCGCGGGTGCTTTAGATGGGGAGAAGGGGACAGGAAAAACCCTCAGTCTCTGCCATGTTATTCATTTCTGTGCAAAACGGGACTGGCTGGTTGTGCACGTTCCCGACGGTAAGGAGGCGCTCTCCTCCCTGCTGGGCTGCGGCTCGGGGAGCGGCCGGTGGAGCTCGCCCGGCCTGACGTCGCGGTCCCCCCAGGCCGGTTGCATGTGGCAAGAGAAGTGTGGCGACAACCTCCCGAGAGCCgcttggggccacctgggtggctccgttggctgAGTGTCCCCGTCGTGGTTACGGCCCCAGTcgtggtctcagggccctgggatcgagccccgcatcgggctccctgctcagcgggaagtttgctttttccctctcccactccccctggccgttctctctctctgttaaagtaaaaataaaaactgctggGAATCTGGTGATCTGTCACCCTGCGGCGTGCCTCGGGCAGACTGCAGTGCTGGGGACCTCAGCGGGACCAGCATGACCTCTGAGGCCAGAGGCTGACCCCCGGACGCACGATGTAGACTTGCCCGTCCCCTTCCGCACAGCGTGCCACAGTGACGCTGGGCCGCGAGTgggtcttcccttccctctcctcttctggtCCCGTCGCTTCCCCTCGCTCGCCGGCCCCGCTCGCACGAAGGCCCCCAGCCCGCGGGAGGTCGTCGTAGTCCGTGCCAGGGTCCGAGGTCCGCGGCGGCCTCTCTagcgcgggggtgggggcggccgcGTCTCCAGGGTGCGAGGGGGGGCGTCCGGAGCGGATCGGTCACTGCCTGGCTTCCTCCCGCATCTGTGCGTCTGTCTCCGCAGCGCACCAGTGGGTGAAGAGCTGCCGGGGCCTCCTGCGGTCGGCCTACAGCAGGCAGCGCTTCGACCAGCCCGTGGAGGCGTCCAGCTGGCTGAAGAGCTTCAAAACGGCCAACGAGCGTTTCCTGAGTCAGGTGAGGAGCCACCAGAAGCCCGGCGCGGCCGCTGGTACGCGTGGTCGCGATCCTGGTGCCTTGAGCATGGGTGACCCGGGAGAGCGAGCGCCGTGCCTGGGACCGCCAGGCCCTCCTGTCCCCGCCGCATTCGGCGCGGAGGCACGAGCTGGCGTCGCGCCCGTGGGACCTGACACGC from Neovison vison isolate M4711 chromosome 10, ASM_NN_V1, whole genome shotgun sequence includes these protein-coding regions:
- the DAP3 gene encoding 28S ribosomal protein S29, mitochondrial, with the protein product MLNRVTRLVPRARQLDPGHFLHGGPQGPQGLAVHLDDQVPDESPRAGSRPSEDDPAGAGEQREGRHYRIPLQDLPTVFPHGLPRRFGLQVKTFNEACLMVRRPALELLRYLDGTNFAHPAVRYVLYGEKGTGKTLSLCHVIHFCAKRDWLVVHVPDAHQWVKSCRGLLRSAYSRQRFDQPVEASSWLKSFKTANERFLSQIKIQETYMWNKRESTEKGRPLGEVVEQGLTRVKNATDAVGIVLKELKSQSCSGAFRLLVAVDGANALWGRTTLKREDKSLMAPEELALVHSLRKMVRNDWHGGAVVLALSQTGSLFTPRMACLPQELLGKEGFDALDPFVPILVSNYSPKEFESCVQYYLENSWLQHEKAHTEEGKKELLFLSDANPGQLERLCAYL